DNA from Arthrobacter sp. StoSoilB19:
CGCCGTGCTTGCGGAGATCCGCCGCGTCCTGCGCCCCGGCGGAACACTGGCCTACTACGAGCATGTCCGGTCCCGGCACCCGGTCCTGGCCAGGGCAGAAGACGTCCTGACCCCGCTTTGGGGCCGGTTCATGGGCGGATGCCACCTCAACCGGGACACCCTGGCCGCCATCACCGCAGCAGGCTTCACGGTCCAGGACAACCAGCGCTTCGGCTTCGCCGTGCAGCGGCTGAACCCTCCGCTTGCCCACATCCTGGGCACGGCCACCAGCCCCGGACCGCCGGGCTGACGCGCCCCGCTGGCGCGCCGCACTGATATGTCATTGAGCGCCTGAACGCCCCGGCCCGCCTGGCCAACCTCGACCTTGGGCCCTTGGCGAGGCCACGCCGTCGTACCCTTGCCCTAAGCTAACGCCACGAAAGCAAACGTCCGAACGGATGCGGCATGACAGAGCTCAATGTCCGGGAGCGGAGCTCCCTCCAGCTGCCAATCACTGACGCCGCGAGCCTGACATCCGGACAGACGCTTGCGCGCCTGGCCTCCGGCCCGGACGGCCTGCCGGAGGAGGAAGCCGCCGCCCGCTTTGGCAGCCTTGGCCCCAATGCCGTCCGCACGCACCGCGCCAACGCCTGGGCCGTGCTGGGCCGGCAGTTCGCCAGCCCCATCCTCATCCTTTTGCTGGTCACCGCCGGGCTGTCCCTGTTCCTGGGTGACGCAACCAACTCGATCGTCATCGGCGTGATCCTGCTGGTCAGCGTGGGCCTTGGCTTCACCAACGAATTCCGCGCGGAGCGGGCGTCCGAGGCGCTGCACGACCGTGTCACCCACCGCGCCGTGGTCCTTCGGGGCGGGACCACCAGGGAAGTGGACGTTACCGCCCTGGTGCCGGGCGACGTCGTCCATCTCTCCCTGGGTGCCATCATCCCCGCCGACATCCGGCTCCTCGCCACCAACAACCTGCTCTGCGATGAAAGCATCCTCACGGGCGAGTCCCAGCCCGCCGCCAAGGACCCCGCTCCCGTGGCCGCAGGCGCGGCACTGGGCGACCTCGCCTCCTGCGTGTTCATGGGCACGGTGATCCAGTCCGGCAGCTGCACCGGGGTTGTGGTGGCCACCGGTGGCCGGGCTGAGTTCGGCCGCATCGCGCTGGGCCTGGGGGAGAGGCAGCCGCAAACCGAGTTCCAGCTGGGACTCAGGCGCTTTTCGTTCCTGCTGCTGCAGGTGGCGATGGTGCTCACCACGCTGATTTTCGTGGCCAACCTGCTGCTGCAACGCCCGCTCATTGAATCCCTGCTGTTCTCGCTGGCAATCGCCGTAGGCATCACCCCGCAGCTGCTTCCCGCCGTGGTGAGCACGTCCCTGGCCACCGGTACCCGGCAGCTGGCCAAGCGGAAAGTGCTGGTCAAGCGGCTGGTGTGCATCGAGGACCTGGGGGACATGGACATCCTGGTCACGGACAAGACCGGCACCCTGACGGAGGGGCGGATCAGTTTCACCAGCGCGCTTCCGGTGACGCAGGACGTTTCCGAAGACGACCTGCTCACTTTGGGCCTGCTCGCCACGGAGGCCGACTACTCGGAAGGAAATGCGTCCCCGGCAGGGCAGAACCCGCTGGACGCCGCCCTCTGGGACAGCCCCGGCGCCGCCGCCTTTGAACCGAAACGTCATCAGCGCCTGGACATGATCGGCTTCGATCACCAGCGCCGCCGCACCACCGCGCTGGTCCGTGAAGACGGCGGCCCCGCCCGCCTGGTGACCAAGGGCGCCCCCGAGGACGTCCTCGCCCTGTGTGGGCCAACCCCACCCGCGGTGCAGAGGCTGTTGGACGAGCAGTTCGACGCCGGCTCCCGGGTGGTCGCCGTGGCAACCCGTCCGGCTGCAGACCTGGAGAAGCTGGCCCCGGCTGATGAGCATGGGCTGACGCTGGCCGGGTTCCTCGTTTTCCTGGACCGGCCCAAAACCAACGCCAGGCAGTCCCTGGACCTGCTGGAGGCCCTGGGTATTTCGGTAAAGATCGCCACCGGCGACAACGCCAAGGTGGCGGAGAAAGTCTGTGCCGACCTGGACGTGATCTCCGGCGGCACCCTCACCGGTGCCCAGGTTGAGCAGATGTCCGACGCCGACCTTGCCGCCGCCGTGCGGACAGCCACCATCTTTGCGCGCGTCTCGCCCGAACAGAAAGCGCGCATCATCGGCCTGCTGCGCCTCAGCGGCGGCTCCGTGGGCTTCATGGGCGATGGCGTGAACGATGCCCTGGCACTGCACAAGGCGGACATCGGCATCTCCGTCGACACGGCAACGGACGTTGCCAAGGACGCGGCCGACGTCGTCCTCCTGGACAAGGACCTGGGCGTGCTGGCGGACGGCGTGATGGAGGGGCGGCGGATCTTCGCCAACACCATCAAGTACGTGCTGATGGGCACGTCCAGCAACTTCGGCAACATGTTCAGCGCGGCAGCAGCCTCCGTGGTGCTGAGCTTCCTGCCCATGCTGCCGGGCCAGATCCTGCTGAACAACCTGCTGTATGACTCCGGGCAGCTGGCTATTCCGGGGGACCGGGTGGACAAGGAGCAGCTGCGGGCGCCGTCCCACTGGGACATCGCCTTCATCCGCCGGTTCATGCTTCTCTTCGGGCCCATCAGTTCGCTGTTCGACTTCGCCACCTTCGCCCTGATGCTGTTCGTGTTCACCGCTGCGCCGGGGGAGTTCCGGGCCGGCTGGTTCATCGAATCCATTGCCACCCAGACGCTGATCATCTTCGCCATCCGCACACGACGTGTTCCCTTCCTGCGCAGCCGGCCGTCAGCCGGCCTGATTGCCGCGTCGCTCGGCGTGGTGGCGCTGGGGATCTTCCTGCCGCTCTCGCCGTTGGCCGGCCTGCTCGGCTTCGACCCGCTGCCTGTGCCGTTCTTCCTGGCCCTGCTGGGCATGGTGGTGGTGTATCTGGTCCTGGTGGAACTGGCCAAACGATGGTTCTTTGCCCGCAGCGCCCAGCAGCTGCCCGCCCCGCCACCTCCCGTCAAGCGCCGGCACGCCACGCACCACATCGCCCGCAGGGCCTCGAGGTACAGCATCCCGGTCAAGGTCCCCAAGCCCGCGGTCCCCTCAGGCGTGCCCAGGCTTGGGCGGAGCAAGGCGCGGCAGGAGAGATCTGTCCGTAACCCATAACCCTTGTGGCGACGCCGGGGTTAGCATGGAGGAGGGAGAAGCTGGGGCTTTCGCTGAGATGTTCAAAGCAGGGTGATGAAGGCCGCCTTGGATCATGCTGTTCGAACTTTGGGGTGTACTCTCATGTGGCGTGAACCGATCAGGCGGCGGACCCGGGAACTTCTGCGGGAGTTCGTAGAACGGGCTGATGACCTTGTCCGGGCACAGGAACACGTTGAAGGCCTGCTCGGTGCAGTGGTGTCCCTGACCGAAGACCTCAGCCTGGAAGCGGTGCTTGACCGGGTGGTGCAGTCTGCTTGCGAACTGGTGGGAGCGCGCTACGGGGCTCTGGGCGTCATCGGTGATGACCAGCAGCTCAGCCACTTCATCACCGTAGGCATTGATGACGAGGGAGCCCGCCTCATCGGTGACCTTCCAACCGGCCACGGAGTGCTTGGCGAACTGATCCGCGAACCCAAACCGCTGCGGCTCCACGATCTCGGCGAGCTTCCCATTGCCGTCGGTTTCCCCGCCAACCACCCGCCGATGGGCACGTTCCTGGGTGTTCCGGTCCGTGTCCGGGACGAGGTCTTCGGGAACCTGTACCTGACGGAAAAAATCGGCGGGCAGGATTTTTCGGGTGAAGACGAAGACCTGGCTGTAGCCCTTGCTTCTGCTGCCGGCGTGGCCATCCAAAACGCTAAGTTGTTCGATGACAGCAAGCGGCGCCAAAAATGGCTTGAGGCGGGCATGGAGGTCAGTGACTGCCTGAAGGACCGGCCACGCTCGGATACCGAAAACCTGGACATGATCGCGGAACGGGCCGTTAAGGCCTCCGCTTCGGTCCTGGGGGTAATCGCATCCGCGGGCGGGGACGGAACCGTCAGGTGCCGTACATCGGTGGGCGTGCAATCGATGCCTGGCGGCCAGGAATTGCCAGCCTCTGACGTGTTATCCGAAGTCCTGGAAAGCGGGGAGTCCAGGGCGCTGGCAGACCCGTCCCTGGTATTTGACCATGAGCTGGCAGAGAAACTCGGGCCGGTCCTGGTTGCCGCCCTGGGAAGCAACAGTGACGGACACCGGGACAGTGTGCTGATCCTGGCCCGGGGGACCGTTGGAAGCCGCTACACGGACGTGGATGTTGAGCAGAGCGCCGTGTTTGCCTCGCGGATCGGCCTGACGCTGGACCTGCTCAAGGCAAACCAGCTGCGGGAAGAGCACGCGTTGTTCATCGACCGCGAGCGGATTGCGGCGGACCTGCACGACCTGGTCATCCAGCGGCTGTTCGCAGCCGGGTTGAGTATCCAAGGCCTGCGCCGCTACACCTCCGACACCGTTGCCCATGAGCGCCGCATCGCCGATATCACCACTGAACTGGATGACTGCATCCACCAGCTCCGCGACACGATTTACTCACTGCAGGCCAGGAAACCCGACCGGGAACTCCTCAGCGGCCGCGTCCTGCGCGCCGTGCAGGAAGCAGCCAACGCCGGTGGCTTCCTGCCAAGGATCCAGCTCTCGGGCCCAGTGGATGACATCGTGGACGAGGACGTGGCCGAACAATTGTTGCCGGTGCTGTCTGAAAGCGTCAGCAACGCCGTGCGGCATTCGGGCTCTGAAGAAATTTACGTCCTCCTCGCCGTTCAGGACGGCGACGTGGTCCTCACCGTCCAGGACCATGGCTGCGGATTTGCCGATCCCGGCCGGATCAGCGGATTGAACAACATGAAGAGCCGGGCCAGCCGGCTGGGCGGGACCTGCACCATTGAGAGCGCCCCCGGCCAAGGCACCAGCGTGACCTGGCGGGTGCCCCTTCCGGCCTGACGGCGGCGTGCTCTCTCAGGACAGCATTTCCCACGCGCGCGGGATGGGAGCCGGGATCAACGGGCTGCGGCGCCGGAATCCCAGCTTTTGCAGTACCGAGGACACGGTGCCAACCACCGCATCTTCGGGGAGCACCAGCTCCTGGCCGATCTGCCGGTTTGTCAGGCCGCGGGCCATGAAGGCAAGCACGTTCCGCTCCCTCCCTGTGAGGCCTTGCAGCCAGGAGGCAGAGGCGGCTGCGTACAGGCTTTCGGCAACCCTTTCCCGGACCTCCGGCCGGAACAGTGATGCGCCGGCGGCGGCACAGCGGATGCTGTCCACCAGATCCTTGCTGTTGCTCACCTGCTTGAGGACGTACCCGGACGCGCCCGCCAGCACCGCCGCCCGCACGGCATGCTGTTCGTCCCAGCCGGTCAGGATCAGGCATCGGACCCCGGGGGCCGTGGCGCGGAGGTCGCGGCAGACCTCAATCCCGGTTCCGTCCGGCAGCCTGTCGTCCAACACAGCGATATCGGGTTTCAGGCTGGGGATCAGGCGCCGGGCCTCTGCGGCCGATCCGCTCTCGCCGGCAATCGTGAACCCATCATTTTCGAGCAGGTCCTTCAGGCCCCGCCGCACCAGTTCATGGTCATTGAGGATGAAGATCCGGGCGGTCCCGGCTGGGGACTGAAAGACATCCCGGGGTTCTGCGGGTGTTTCCATGACGACGCTCTCATTGATTCGACGCCCTCCCCGGCTGCCCGTCTGATGCAGCCGCCCCGGTCGGAAGGATCCTCGTTCAATCATTTCGCGTCCCTCTGCTGTGCCAGCAGGGCCAAAAGTCCGTTCCTGATTCGTCACCAGCCGAAGCCACGGGGAGCCAATGGCCCGGCTGCCTCCTGAAGCTGGCGAAGGGCGCTGCAGCCAGAGCACCTCATGGTGTCTCCGGCCCCCTTTGCCCTGACCCACCGGTGCGATTCCTCCAGCCGGTACTCAAGCCAGCCCGAAAGCTTTTGCAGCCGGTTGAGTGCCACGCTGGCTTTCTCCCAGGAACTCCAGCGTCCCACGACGGCACCGTTGTCCTTGAAAATGACGTTGCACCCGCCATCGCCAATTTCCGCTGGGGCCTGGCCGCCAGGCGCTTCCTGACCGTACACGGCCCTGTACTCTTCAGAAGTTGCCACGGTGCCTCCCTGATCAGGCAGCTTTGGTTTGCGGGCGGGCGAGAAACGCCTCCAATGACTGGAGGGTGATGGTTGCGTCAGTGAAGGCCGGGCTGCCATGCGGGTGCAGGCGCTCCAGCAGGCCACCGTTGTAGCGGAGGCGGCGGAGGGCGGTGGACACGGCACGGATGGCGTATCCCAGGTCGCCCTGGTGCCGGAGCAGCGCGAGCGTCATGCCCTGCATTGATGCCAGTGCGACAGCAAGCACGTTTGCGTCCAGCTGCCGGCCCGCGGCCCGGTGACGGCGCAGCTGGGCGGCAAACCCGTCCCAAACCTCCCGGGCCGCAATCCGGGCCACTTCCGTCCGCGCATCCTTCTCCGCCAAACCGCGGCCCACCAGGTCCGCATGAAGGCATTCGAACCTGCTGCTGAGTTCCCCGGCCCTCCCGCCGGCTTCGCTGCCCGGGGATGTTGAGGGTTTGAAATTGGCAGGATGCAGGAGCATCGCCCGACGGCGGGAGGCGTCCTCCCGCGACAGCCGCGCGGCTTGCAGCGGCGCTTTCAGGGCGGGACGGAGCGTGCGGATGTCAGGCATGCTGGTCCTTTCAAAGTGCAGCGAGCTTGCAGCATGTGCCAGCGGGGGCATCATCTGCGGTGACACTGCGGGAATGCCTCAGCGGCAAGGGAAGTGTGTGCAAGTGAAGTGTGTGCAAGTGAACTGTGTGCAAGGGAACTGGGTCTCAGGGGAGGGGCGTCAGGGGGAAAGCCACTCCGGCCCCGCAAACCTGAGGACCCGGACGGCGCCCCTACAAGGATGCCAAGGGTCTGGGGTCCCGCTGTAGGGCTGAAAGTCCCGTCATGGGGGAGGACGGGTACAGATTCCCGCGTGGAAGGTTTGGAGGTTTGGTTCCCATGGAAGGCGGGGGCTTTGTGCCCTGTTTCCGGTTGCGGGGCCGGCCCTAGCCTGAAATCAGCAGGGCGGCGTAAGGCCGCCTGCCGGATCCGGGAGGCACACGGTGAAATCGGCGAACGCAAGCATCATTGCAGGCCTTGTCCTTATTGGGCTGGGTGGGCTCTTACTGCTGGACCGGCTCGGCGTCATGGACACGGCAGCTTTTGTCGCACCGCTGATCTTCGCGGCCATAGGGGTTTTGTTCCTGTCCCTGTTCGTCCAGCGCCGGGAGAACTGGTGGGCGGCCATCCCCGGTTCCGTGTTCCTGGGCCTGGCAGCGGTCATCACCACCACGCAGCTCACCAACGGCGCATGGGGTGCATCTTTCCTCTTCCTCTTCATGGGTGGCGGGTTCGCCGCCGTGTTCCTGCGCGAGCGCACCAACTGGTGGGCCCCGATCCCGGCGGGCGTCATGTTGACGCTTGCTGTCATCGTGGCACTCCCGCAGGAACTGCAGGGCATGCCGACCGCGGCCGTCCTGTTCCTGGGCCTGGCAGCCACCTTCGGCGCGCTCTCCCTGGTCCCGGTCCGTAGCTCCGGGCACGCTGCCGACCACCCCAGCGAAAGGATGAGTTGGCCGCTGATCCCCGCCGCGGTCCTGACGGTCATGGGTTTGATCTTTGCGCTCCAGGCCACGGTGGTGTTCATTTCCCTGGACTTCGCCTTCCCGGCCATCATGATCCTGGCGGGAATCACGCTGATGGTCTACGCCTACGTCGCCCACCGCGACGGACGGCAGAAGACGCACGGCCCCGGGCCCCGGGCAGGCTAAGGGGCCCAGCGGGCCGGTGGGCCGGCCGGTGAGCCCATGCGGCCCATCAGAGGAGCGCCTCCGCCCGGGTCCAGTGCCCACGCAGCAGTGCGGCGACCCTCTGCGGCTCAGCCCGGTGCGGGGGGTCGAAATGGTGGCGGCCCGGGAAGACTTCCAGCCGGTAATCGGAAAAGACGCGGGCCAGCCGGGCGGCGTTGTCGCCCTGCTCGTCCGGACTGCTCATGCCGCCCAGCATAAACAGCACAGGTTTCGTGAAGGAGGCAAGGCGGCCGCGGTCCAGGTTATAGGTGTTGAACGCCTGGAGGAAGGCGTTGATGCCTGCCGGCCGCTTGGCCATCCACGGCGGCGGCGGGCCGGGCGGCGGTGCCGGCAGGACGGCGTCGGGCTTTACCTGCAGCCTCATGAAGGCCGGCATGAACTCGTCCTGCGGCAGGGCGGACAACTGGCCGTAACGCTGCCACAGTTCGGTGTGGGCAGGGCTCCAGTCCCAGTTTCCCGCCCAGGCCGGCTCAAGCAGCGCCAGGCTGCGGAGCCGTCCGGGATGTGAGGCGGCAAGGGCCAACGCGGCAGCCCCGCCGCCGGAATACCCCACCAGGTGGAAGGTGTCCCAGCCATGGGCGTCGGCCTCGCGGAG
Protein-coding regions in this window:
- the mgtA gene encoding magnesium-translocating P-type ATPase; this encodes MTELNVRERSSLQLPITDAASLTSGQTLARLASGPDGLPEEEAAARFGSLGPNAVRTHRANAWAVLGRQFASPILILLLVTAGLSLFLGDATNSIVIGVILLVSVGLGFTNEFRAERASEALHDRVTHRAVVLRGGTTREVDVTALVPGDVVHLSLGAIIPADIRLLATNNLLCDESILTGESQPAAKDPAPVAAGAALGDLASCVFMGTVIQSGSCTGVVVATGGRAEFGRIALGLGERQPQTEFQLGLRRFSFLLLQVAMVLTTLIFVANLLLQRPLIESLLFSLAIAVGITPQLLPAVVSTSLATGTRQLAKRKVLVKRLVCIEDLGDMDILVTDKTGTLTEGRISFTSALPVTQDVSEDDLLTLGLLATEADYSEGNASPAGQNPLDAALWDSPGAAAFEPKRHQRLDMIGFDHQRRRTTALVREDGGPARLVTKGAPEDVLALCGPTPPAVQRLLDEQFDAGSRVVAVATRPAADLEKLAPADEHGLTLAGFLVFLDRPKTNARQSLDLLEALGISVKIATGDNAKVAEKVCADLDVISGGTLTGAQVEQMSDADLAAAVRTATIFARVSPEQKARIIGLLRLSGGSVGFMGDGVNDALALHKADIGISVDTATDVAKDAADVVLLDKDLGVLADGVMEGRRIFANTIKYVLMGTSSNFGNMFSAAAASVVLSFLPMLPGQILLNNLLYDSGQLAIPGDRVDKEQLRAPSHWDIAFIRRFMLLFGPISSLFDFATFALMLFVFTAAPGEFRAGWFIESIATQTLIIFAIRTRRVPFLRSRPSAGLIAASLGVVALGIFLPLSPLAGLLGFDPLPVPFFLALLGMVVVYLVLVELAKRWFFARSAQQLPAPPPPVKRRHATHHIARRASRYSIPVKVPKPAVPSGVPRLGRSKARQERSVRNP
- a CDS encoding GAF domain-containing protein gives rise to the protein MWREPIRRRTRELLREFVERADDLVRAQEHVEGLLGAVVSLTEDLSLEAVLDRVVQSACELVGARYGALGVIGDDQQLSHFITVGIDDEGARLIGDLPTGHGVLGELIREPKPLRLHDLGELPIAVGFPANHPPMGTFLGVPVRVRDEVFGNLYLTEKIGGQDFSGEDEDLAVALASAAGVAIQNAKLFDDSKRRQKWLEAGMEVSDCLKDRPRSDTENLDMIAERAVKASASVLGVIASAGGDGTVRCRTSVGVQSMPGGQELPASDVLSEVLESGESRALADPSLVFDHELAEKLGPVLVAALGSNSDGHRDSVLILARGTVGSRYTDVDVEQSAVFASRIGLTLDLLKANQLREEHALFIDRERIAADLHDLVIQRLFAAGLSIQGLRRYTSDTVAHERRIADITTELDDCIHQLRDTIYSLQARKPDRELLSGRVLRAVQEAANAGGFLPRIQLSGPVDDIVDEDVAEQLLPVLSESVSNAVRHSGSEEIYVLLAVQDGDVVLTVQDHGCGFADPGRISGLNNMKSRASRLGGTCTIESAPGQGTSVTWRVPLPA
- a CDS encoding alpha/beta hydrolase, with the protein product MEPLRVILLPGSVLPAGPAYGALLQVLGPGVDAIAKDLELYAGDAPPPGWSLDTEGDGVLREADAHGWDTFHLVGYSGGGAAALALAASHPGRLRSLALLEPAWAGNWDWSPAHTELWQRYGQLSALPQDEFMPAFMRLQVKPDAVLPAPPPGPPPPWMAKRPAGINAFLQAFNTYNLDRGRLASFTKPVLFMLGGMSSPDEQGDNAARLARVFSDYRLEVFPGRHHFDPPHRAEPQRVAALLRGHWTRAEALL
- a CDS encoding response regulator transcription factor, which translates into the protein METPAEPRDVFQSPAGTARIFILNDHELVRRGLKDLLENDGFTIAGESGSAAEARRLIPSLKPDIAVLDDRLPDGTGIEVCRDLRATAPGVRCLILTGWDEQHAVRAAVLAGASGYVLKQVSNSKDLVDSIRCAAAGASLFRPEVRERVAESLYAAASASWLQGLTGRERNVLAFMARGLTNRQIGQELVLPEDAVVGTVSSVLQKLGFRRRSPLIPAPIPRAWEMLS